One segment of Mus caroli chromosome 6, CAROLI_EIJ_v1.1, whole genome shotgun sequence DNA contains the following:
- the LOC110296926 gene encoding zinc finger protein 239: MSFSQRSNLHIHQRVHTGERPYKCGECGKGFSQSSNLHIHRCTHTGEKPYQCYECGKGFSQSSDLRIHLRVHTGEKPYQCGKCGRGFSQSSKLLIHQRVHTGEKPYECSRCGKGFSQSSNLHIHQRVHRKELH; encoded by the coding sequence ATGAGCTTCAGTCAAAGATCCAACCTGCATATCCACCAACGTGTCCACACGGGGGAGAGGCCCTACAAGTGCGGGGAGTGCGGAAAAGGCTTCAGCCAGAGCTCGAACCTCCACATCCACCGGTGCACCCACACGGGAGAGAAGCCGTACCAGTGTTACGAATGTGGGAAAGGCTTCAGCCAGAGTTCAGACCTTCGGATCCACCTCCGAGTACACACCGGGGAAAAGCCCTACCAGTGCGGCAAGTGTGGGCGGGGCTTCAGCCAGAGCTCCAAACTCCTCATCCATCAGAGAGTCCACACCGGCGAGAAGCCATATGAGTGCAGCAGGTGTGGCAAGGGCTTCAGCCAGAGCTCGAACCTCCACATCCACCAGCGGGTTCACCGCAAGGAGCTTCACTAA